In the genome of Alphaproteobacteria bacterium, the window CAAGCCGATGGAGGAACCCGTACCGCCAGTATTACGGGTGCCTACGTAGCCATGCACCAAGCACTGGAAAAATTGGTTAAGAATAAAACATTAGCAAAAATGCCAATTATTGATCAAGTTGCTGCCATTTCTTGCGGAATAGTCAAAGATGAGCCTCTTCTCGATCTTGATTATCAAGAAGACTCAAACGCAGAGGTTGACGCTAATTTTGTAATCACAGGATCAGGCAATCTTGTTGAAATTCAAGCTACAGCCGAAAAGAATTCCTTTGGAGACGAAGCCTTTGGGCATATGTTGAAATTGGCTCGCGAGGGCATCACAGAACTTGTTAAGTTGCAGAAACAAGCTTTAAAAATCGAGTGATCTATAGAAAAACTAAGGATACCGATATGCGTTTATTTCAAGAACCTAAGTTGCTTATTGCCAGTCATAATTCTGGTAAAATTCGGGAAATTGCAGACCTTTTGGGCCCCCTTCAAATTATCACAACTTCCTCTGCCGCTTTGAATTTAGAGGAACCAGAAGAAACAGGTTCAACATTTATGGAAAATGCTCTTCTCAAAGCACAAGCAGGGATGAATGTCACAGGCTTACCCTGTTTGGCTGACGATTCAGGCCTCGCAGTTACTGCCCTTGAAGGACAGCCTGGTATCTATTCTGGTCGTTGGGCACAATTACCAGATGGAACACGTGATTTTTCTTATGCCATTAATCGTATCAATCAAGATTTGACAGATAAAAGTGATCTGTCTGCCCATTTTGTGTGTGCGCTGAGCTTGGTTTGGCCCGATGGCTCTGACGTAACTCTTGAAGGAAAAGTCTACGGTCATCTCACCTTTCCTCCCCGCGGTAAAAAAGGGTTTGGTTATGACCCCATTTTTATTCCTGAAGGACATTCTATCACGTACGCAGAAATGGCACCTGAACTGAAACAACGCATTTCACACCGAGCCATAGCCATTCAGAAAATGATACATGCATGCTTCACACCTCATGCTTAAAAATCAAAATTTAGCTCTTTATATACACTGGCCTTTTTGTTTATCAAAATGTCCATACTGCGATTTTAATAGCCATGTTAGAGCATCTATAGATGAGAATTCCTGGGAGGAAGCCCTCTTGAAGGAGCTTGATCAAACAGCCAAACGCATAGGCCCAAGAACCCTTACAAGCATTTTTTTTGGTGGGGGAACCCCTTCTCTCATGCGCCCCAAAACTGTTGAAGCTTTGATCAAGCGTGCGCTGAATCACTGGACGGCAAGTCCCAATATCGAAATCACTCTTGAGGCCAACCCTAATTCTGTGGAAGTGAATCGCTTCCATGATTTAAAAAATGCAGGAATCAATCGTATATCCATCGGCGTACAAGCTTTAAATGACCCCGATCTAAAGCAATTGGGACGACATCATAGTGTTGACGAAGCTCTTACCGCAATTCAAATAGCTTTAGATATATTTCGCCGTGTCTCTTTTGATCTTATTTATGCGAGGCCCCACCAGACATTAGAAGCATGGCAACAAGAGCTTCAGCTCGCCTTATCTTTTGGAACAGAGCATTTATCTCTTTATCAACTCACCATTGAGCCTGGAACCGCTTTTGCTCCTCTCTATGAGAGAGGAGACCTTAAAATTCCAGATGAGGATTTAGCTGCAGATTTTTTTGAATTAACACAAAATTCCATGGAAGCCGCTGGATTACCGGCTTACGAGATTTCAAATCACGCGCGGTTGGGTGCTGAATCACGCCACAACTTAAGCTACTGGCGCTACGAAGATTACGCAGGCGTAGGGCCCGGTGCTCATGGTCGCTTAACGCTCCCCTCAGGCAAAGTCGCCACCAAACAATATAAAGCCCCTGAAACGTGGATGAAAGCCGTTAAAGAGGGGTCAGGGGAAGAAGAATCGATTGATCTTTCACCCAAAGAACAAAATACCGAAGCTTTAATGATGGGCTTACGTCTCACATCTGGCATTCGCCTTGTTGATTTTCCAGACCTTGAAGAGAGTATTATCAACTCCAAATCTTTAAATATACTTACAAATGAAG includes:
- a CDS encoding coproporphyrinogen III oxidase, yielding MLKNQNLALYIHWPFCLSKCPYCDFNSHVRASIDENSWEEALLKELDQTAKRIGPRTLTSIFFGGGTPSLMRPKTVEALIKRALNHWTASPNIEITLEANPNSVEVNRFHDLKNAGINRISIGVQALNDPDLKQLGRHHSVDEALTAIQIALDIFRRVSFDLIYARPHQTLEAWQQELQLALSFGTEHLSLYQLTIEPGTAFAPLYERGDLKIPDEDLAADFFELTQNSMEAAGLPAYEISNHARLGAESRHNLSYWRYEDYAGVGPGAHGRLTLPSGKVATKQYKAPETWMKAVKEGSGEEESIDLSPKEQNTEALMMGLRLTSGIRLVDFPDLEESIINSKSLNILTNEGYLVKTSTALLATPKGLQCLNAVLRALLSPN
- the rdgB gene encoding RdgB/HAM1 family non-canonical purine NTP pyrophosphatase produces the protein MRLFQEPKLLIASHNSGKIREIADLLGPLQIITTSSAALNLEEPEETGSTFMENALLKAQAGMNVTGLPCLADDSGLAVTALEGQPGIYSGRWAQLPDGTRDFSYAINRINQDLTDKSDLSAHFVCALSLVWPDGSDVTLEGKVYGHLTFPPRGKKGFGYDPIFIPEGHSITYAEMAPELKQRISHRAIAIQKMIHACFTPHA
- a CDS encoding ribonuclease PH, whose amino-acid sequence is MRNNKRKTNELRSVFLGPSYAKYAEGSCFVKFGDTHVICTATIEEKVPPFLRNTGSGWITAEYGMLPRATHQRVDREASKGKQSGRTQEIQRLIGRSLRAVVDLSLLGERQIRIDCDVIQADGGTRTASITGAYVAMHQALEKLVKNKTLAKMPIIDQVAAISCGIVKDEPLLDLDYQEDSNAEVDANFVITGSGNLVEIQATAEKNSFGDEAFGHMLKLAREGITELVKLQKQALKIE